The stretch of DNA AACTCTCTTCAAACCCACCGTGGAGGGAAAAGACGTTTTCGGTGGACTACCATGCTGCACGTGCCCGAGCCGCATCCCATAAAAAAACTCGACGAAACCACGAAGCACACCTGCTGCGGTCGTTCTTCAGCGCTTAATGAGTCGTGTACTTCCGCTACTTGAACATTCATGTCGCTCACACGCCTCCTTTCGTTATCATCACCAaaaacgccgcgccgctctcccaCAGCCCTGCTCCTGCTGACTAACTTCTGCAAAGACGTGGCCTTTCGCGTTCTCCCCCTTTCATTCTTCGCCAACAAACGCCCCACTTCTGGTTCCATCCCAAGCGTGAGCACGCTGCTGTTTCGCAGTCTGCTTCACCACGGCTTCCTGCCTCGGAGGATGCCTCTCGATCCCTGGCGTTGGctccctgtctccttccAGTTCCTCTTCCTTGTTGCACTCCTCTCCCGCCGAGAGGCGGAAACCAGCTTCTGCACTCGATTTCGACAGGCTTGCGGGGTGTAAGATGCATGCTCGGCTCCGAGACTCATCCGTCGCGACATCCCGCAGGCCCCTCTCCCACAGCGATAAGGACTAGCTCAACGGGCGTTGATGTTCCTCGATGCCAGCCCCAGAGAGCGGCTCCACAGGTCGCGGGAGGGGAGATGCATTCGGGCCGCCAGCAGGCGACGTCTGTGGCATTTCCGCAGGTGTGAGGAAGGCTTCGTCCTGCCGCGTGGCCGTCTTCACTCCGTCCAACGCCGTCCCTGGGGTTCCATACGCGGAGCAAGGAGGGGGCGACATCGCTacgccagctgcagcagcggaaggcggtgcgcggctgctcgcAGGAGCCAGTGAAGAACTCCTTGCCGCTGCCGAGCCAGGACTACAGGCGTTGGCCAACGCAGCAGAAGTCTTTCCAGAGGCCAAGCCACCCATCCcactttcttcttctggcaCGAtagcgcgcggcgccctaGAAGCGCTTCCAGGCGAATAACCAGACACACGGGCTTCTTCCGTGGAACTGGGTCCCTGTGGCAAGCCCCGCTCTTCCCGTCcccgcggctcctcctcaGCCCCTCTCCAAGCcacgagcgacgccgcgctgtctCCACTTTTCGAAGCAGTCATTTCTGTTTTCCCTGCGTGAacagagcgaggaggcgccgatacagccgccgcagctgcagccatCCCGACGTTCATGGCCATggccgcgtcttccgcctcggcgcgggcCAGCGggggcgcagccgccggcgccgcggtcgcggagacTGGAGCTCCAGCGATTCCCGCTGCCGCACCCGGAAGGGTCGCGCCGGGTACCGCGGTCGAGAGGCCGACAGGCGCCATTGGCATAGGATCCGAGACAGGAACAAGGAGAAATGGATGAGCAgaagggggggcgggagcgGATACATGCCTCGCAGACTGCGTAACAGGCAGAGCCTGTGGAGGCGGCACGGACGGCAGAGCTGAGGCTGGTGACTGCGGAACCGGCGGTCGGAGAGCCGGAGGCGATCCCGATGAAgcgggaggaggcagaggagcctGGAGAGTCTTAACTGCCGCATTCTTCGGAATCGTGAAGGTCGGCGCGTCGGAgcaggccgccagcggcggctcgTCGACATACCGCCGCGGATGCCGGACTTCGTCCACTGAGCAAGAAACCAGACACCAAGTAGAAACAAGGATTGCGGCAGATCGGGACTGACTCAGATCGCCACCACAGCAGGACACGCGTACACACAAAAGCTTGGAAGCCCTGAGCGGGCGCACGCCAGACAGAGATACCTGGCCGGATCCCAGCCAGCAGACATCGCGCGAAAAGACGGAGGGAGCCGACCAGACCCTTCAAAAAACGGGGCACATGATCCTACGCTGGgatcgcgcgcagctgcggagcgTGTTACGGACGGCAGCCCCCTCTTTCCTTTAGAGAAGTGGTGGGAACAGATTTGGCTGCATACGCAAAAGGCCTCGAATGGGAGAAGCAAAGCACGCGCGGAGGTCCTTACAATGGCTGATGTAGACTTCAATACTCTTGGAGCCGTCATTCACCACTGCGGTCGGGTTCTTGACCCAGATATGCTGCAGAGCCTCTGCGACAGTGATTCGCCGCCGAGGATCCGGTTGAAGCATGCGCAGAACCAAGTCCTTCGCACTGCTGCTGATTTCTCGCCACACGGGGCCGTCAAATGAGACAGGCGTGTTCTGCCGCACAAGAGACAAGGAAAGCACGCCGCATCCTATTTGAGCTCTacgaagagaggaagcgacacCCCTCcatcgcccccccccccccccacccccgcGGCCGACCGGAACGACAGCTCTGAAAACATGTTTTCTAAGTGACAGAAATCGATGGCTAGCTGCGTAGAGTTGAAACCATCTTAGCATCCCAAAATGATAACTTCATAATCTCGAGGCTTGCGACAGAACCGTAACACAATGGTCTTTACACAGTCCAGCCCTGTATTAGAGATTCCAGTAGATTCacgtccttgtcgtttatattTATCTcttaatgcttgtcaagttccttgtatctaaTTAGACACGATACGTATTGTATTGTAGCTTATCTCCGTGTCGTACTATCTCTTGGTACAGTACTAGCTACGATTCGTGACTTTATCCTCTATAGAAGACAACAGCAGAACGAAGCCACACCGCCTGCCTCCCGCGAAGGATCCTAATTCGCCTCCACAACTGCCTCTTTAGATCCTGCGTACCTCGAAAAAGCTCGGGTGCCCGATCGTCTTGCTGATGGGGAAGGGCAAAcgcccgcgaagaaggagataCATGATCACGCCAATCGACCAAACATCCACCTGGTGATTATAGCCTTCCATCGTCAACACTTCCGGCGCGACGTACCTGCAAGCAAGCGGGCAAACCCACGGACTCGCAGTCAACAGCGTGTTCCTCACACTCACAGCCTTGTGCAGATACGTATGCagatgcatatacatatatatatatatatagggtttagggtttaggatatatatatatatatatatatgcaaatTAGACAGGTCTATGCCAATGATATACGCGTGCATAATGCTAGAGCCTTTAGGTTTTAAGCAGCGCCTAAATAGCGAATATGAGCTGTcaagcgcggcgacgcgcgactcCCCGCGCCGGTCTACCTCGCGTCTACGCTGACAAAGGCTGCAGGACTCGGCCCTGTCAAAACAACGGCCTCCCGAGACCCCAGCCAGACGCGTGTCGCCGAAGAAGTCCTGGTGTAAGCCATACAGCCCCGCGCTCCGAAATACAtaagagcgacgcgcgcaggaaCTTACGCGAGCGTGCCGCAGGGCTG from Besnoitia besnoiti strain Bb-Ger1 chromosome V, whole genome shotgun sequence encodes:
- a CDS encoding calcium dependent protein kinase CDPK7 (encoded by transcript BESB_058310), translated to MLYEGRVVMECRRCGGLGGPSFHEAAAAGQKPSAPASGAATAASADAASATSADRAAGGGPSGGSRPAGGCGDDDGRETGICVGGNRRIFTRCWHCTWELSKCAEMLKGNSEAAIDGVLYKKGKHLHQWQARYYVLVDNMLYYYRRKGDAKPRGFMFLEGCYVELLSEQLGGRQYGFAIVHPKGETVSKRLLFANSAKEQKEWVDALRVATKQQALEQLYQVGEQLGHGKFSIVYKGIHRETNELYAIKVIDKGKINGHERELLRSEMAILRLLNHPNVIYMKELLDTKETLYIVMELVRGGELFDLIQQNHRLPELHVNRIISQLLSTVYYLHKCGIVHRDLKPENILLTDRTPNATIKLTDFGLSTLCAPNEVLHQPCGTLAYVAPEVLTMEGYNHQVDVWSIGVIMYLLLRGRLPFPISKTIGHPSFFENTPVSFDGPVWREISSSAKDLVLRMLQPDPRRRITVAEALQHIWVKNPTAVVNDGSKSIEVYISHLDEVRHPRRYVDEPPLAACSDAPTFTIPKNAAVKTLQAPLPPPASSGSPPALRPPVPQSPASALPSVPPPQALPVTQSARHVSAPAPPSAHPFLLVPVSDPMPMAPVGLSTAVPGATLPGAAAGIAGAPVSATAAPAAAPPLARAEAEDAAMAMNVGMAAAAAAVSAPPRSVHAGKTEMTASKSGDSAASLVAWRGAEEEPRGREERGLPQGPSSTEEARVSGYSPGSASRAPRAIVPEEESGMGGLASGKTSAALANACSPGSAAARSSSLAPASSRAPPSAAAAGVAMSPPPCSAYGTPGTALDGVKTATRQDEAFLTPAEMPQTSPAGGPNASPLPRPVEPLSGAGIEEHQRPLS